The following is a genomic window from Chionomys nivalis chromosome 24, mChiNiv1.1, whole genome shotgun sequence.
gagatccgcctgcctctgcctcccaagtgctgggattaaaggcgtgcgccaccaccgcccggctctacatgtgtttcttgttctttttctttagttctttttcttctgtttatttattttgtttatctactctgatttgtttggtttttatttaccttattttattatattttattccttggatgcttgttttctaatgagatacaaaaaaaaaagtggtggagCCAGATGGAACAGGAGGAACCGGAAGGACTCAGGGGAgcagaaactgtaatcagaatatactgatgaaaaaatcagttttcaattaaaaaaaagacagcctGTATAGAATTTAAAAACCCGTAATGGTTAAAGGTTGAATCTACACATCAAGTTGGATAGACATGCTTAGAAGATACCTGAGTCTTGGCTAGGGCTAGAGCTCCATGGGTAGACTACTTGCAGCATTGTGTGAGATCCTTGTTTGAATCCCCATAAACAAGGATTCAGTGACGTCATTTGTAATCCTGCTGCTCCTATGAGAAAGAAACAGGATTACAAATGGAGTCTGTGTGCCAGCTAGGATAGCATAAACAGCAATGAACACTATGGAGGTCAAGGACCAGCACCCGAGGTTATCCTCTGACATCTGTGTGGGCTGCATGACCCATGTAcatctgcattcacacacatgaacacacacacacacacacacacacatcaatactCTGAACTTTGATGAAATTACTCCTTTGTTAGGATTTCAGAAAGAGACAAATGGGACgaaaacacaaagaatatttCCCAGACAATCATTTTATTCCAACTTTGTTCTTCTGAAAATAATAGTCTGTCagaattttctgttcattgtttttgagtcaaggtttttCAGTGTAGCTCACATGGGTCTTGAATTctctctgattctcctgcctccatctcctatGTGTTGGGATTAGTATGCATCACTTTACTCTGCCACTCACACAGACTCAGAGTTAGTGGTTTGTAACATTTACAAAGAGCCAGATAAGACTCTTACAGATAGCTTTTGTATGACGTGTCTGTTTCCTTGCTGCAGGTGCCTTCATCTGCAAAATGGTGCCGTTTGTCCAGTCCACTGCCGTTGTGACAGAAATCCTCACGATGACCTGCATTGCTGTTGAGAGGCACCAAGGACTTGTCCACCCTTTTAAAATGAAGTGGCAGTACACCAACCAAAGGGCTTTCACAATCTTGGGTACGTGAGACACTTTTTGTCACTTATCAAAATATCTGATGTTGTCTGGCAGTGacggtgtacacctttaatcccagcactcagggatggagaggtaggcagatctttgtgattttgagtccaccctggtctacagagtgagtttcaggacagctggagatacacagcaaaaccctgtcctgaaaagccaatacatacatacatacatacatacatacatacatacatacatatctgaTATTAACATTTTAGAAGTGAAAAGATTTGTTTTTGCATATGGCTTCAGAGATTCCAGTCCATGGCAATGTGGCTCTGTTATTGCTGGGCCTTTGTGGTAAAGCAGAAGAACACGGCATGAACACGTGGTGGGGCGGTAAAGCAGCACATGGCATGAACATGGGATGGAGCGTAGCTCACCTGACAACAGACCACAAGCGCATACACAGAAACCATCCAGGACAGGCTGGATGCCAGTGGCCTACTTCTTCCAATCAGGCCCTACTTCCCAGTAGTCCATCCATCTATGATTGTCCAGTGGATTAATCCTTTCATAGAGTTAGTACCTTCATGATCCAATAATCTCTCCAAAGTCCATGAGCTAGCAGTCAAATCCTTCAGGACTTTGGAGGACATTTAGTACTTAGATTGTAGCCTTGAGTGAGGATACCAGTGTGCCACCTACAGTGTTACTGCCCTTCTTCATTATAGAATAATATCATATTTGTACAGCAGAAGGTTTTGTCCTTCCTGAGTATGCCTTCCTGTATGACTCAGGGCTTTAGTCCTCTCTGCATTTCCTCCGCACGGTCTCTCCTTTAGGTCTACCCTATTGTTGGAATATGTTATTATGGATATAGTTCAGTTTAAGCCTTCCACTTGGAATGCTGACAAGTTAGCTAACGAATGGAGCCACGAGTGGCATTTCCACATCAACCCTCCTCTGACCTGAGATGAGAAGGCTCTGGGTGTACAAGAGGAGAAGATTCCATTACAGAACAGGAATTGTGTGCTGGAGGGAAGCTGGAAACAGGGTGCTGTGCAGAGACGACTCCCAGTCAGTTCACATAGAGGTTCATGTGCCTGAGAATGGAGTAGAGCCCTGAAGATGTCTGCCCAGCAAGGACACGTTCCACTCTCTTCATTTCGCTTTGGGCAACTCTAGGTCCTCAGCTTGCTGTAGCTGTCCCTGACCCAGGAAGACATGATGAATACAACATAGCCCAGAAAAAACTGTAGAACTTGAAACATGGCCTAAACTCTAATGTGGTAAtaaatgaattttgtttttagcAATTATAATTGAACgcttaaaattttaagatgttttacaATGGTCTGAACTTTTAATAATCAGATGCATAGTATACAGCTATAGAATCATCAAAGGTATCGAGCTTACTTACTATATAGTgggaaataaataagcaagcctTAAAAATTTAGCTGGCCTGTTTCATAAAGAACACTGAAAATAGAGCCCAGATAGAGACACAGCTAGCCGTGGCtccattatcattatcattatgtGGTAACACTATGATAATGATCACATTTCACAGGTGTGGTCTGGTTGGTGGCTGTCATCGTAGGATCACCCATGTGGCACGTGCAACGCCTTGAGGTAGGTCCGAGCCTGAATCGCTGTTTGTACTCCTGAGATACTTCCCCGCCTCTCTCATCTATGAGCATTACCTGTCTCAGGTAATCTCAGGAGCACCCCGGCAAGTCTGTACTCCTCAGTTCCCTCACTGGAAATGGTTTCAATGAAATGAAATAGCTTTCTCTATTGTATTTAATTCTTCTAGATATTATATTGCCAAGACATTGATgcctaacattttaaaagatgttttaaggTCACTTTGATTGAATTGATTTGATTGAATTAAACATGATTTTCCTAGTATGCTCCATTGTTTTAATATAATTGAGAATCTAATGAgtgttctattttttcttttattgaaaatagatttttttaacatacaatttccctccctctactcccccCAGTTAATATCTCCCCCCCCCCGCATTTGAATCTCCCCTTTTGTctgtcattagaaaacaaataggcatcaaaggaataataacaaaatataataagatagaaAAGAACTGTTGCAAGAggtctcttgtttgtttcctggtggCCCAGCAgttcagaaccaaaataatcacacagaaactacattatttaaatcactacttggtcaactacttaagcatattgttagctagctcttacatctagaattaacccatctccattattttatattttaccatgagtctcATGGCATACTGGCAACATTTcagaatgtctgtctctggcagtggctccatggcttctcctcaacTCCGCCctccattctcccagcattcagtttagttttcccccatcCCCCGCGTAGCTCTACTCTATCCCATCAGGCCAAGCCAGATTtgttattaaccagtggtattcatagcatacagaggggaatcccacataacctactcttttctgtttaaataaaaaggaaggttttaactttaacatagaaaaattacatataacgaaagaattatcaagcaaaaattacaattgcaatatttatatctactttatcttttatcataactatcaattcttcaactccaacaaagactccagaaggatataatattacaggaagtgcattgtaagcaactttaaaaactctagaaatgacagagacatctgtctacctggacagtcacccaaagtacttttttattgttggggcatccaatttttagcctacaggcccatagtatctggcagacttttccatgaagcaggaaatttcaaagacagttctgcctatattgcaGTTTGTCGGTCGCTTTCTTTTATAACCAGTTATCGGTTTGAGATGGCATCTGGGTTAGGCATGTGTGcatttctcctttcagctctaggacctcagctggtgcagacccatgcaggccctgtgcatgctgccactgTCTCTGTGAGTGCATATGGGTGCCAGAAATCCTTTACCTAGAAGGCCtggttttcttggtgttctccatcccatctgactcttacactctttctgcctccttttctacaGGGTTTTCTGAACCCTGAGGGGAAGAACTTGATGGAGGTCTAccttttagggctgagtgttctgaggtctctttttgtctgtgtagtgtctggctgtgggtctctgtatttgttcccattgctgcaggaggaagcttctctgatggtggctggGCAGTCACTGGTCTATGAAtacagcagaatgtcatcaggagtcattttatggCTGTGTTCCTCTTGTATAACAGTAGCATTTAGCTTTCCTCCAGGTCCCTGGACTATCtgatctcaggttcttggtcacccaagtagcatcaggtatgggttccatctcactagtgggccttaagtcaaagcAGGCATCGGCTGGTTACCCCGAAAACATCTGTGCCACCAATGCACTAGTGTGCCTTGCAGGCAGGGCGCCACTGTAGATCAAAGAGCTTGTAAATGGGTTGGAGTTTCTGTTTCTCCTTGGCAGTGTGAAGAGTACCTTCCAGCACCAAGAGCACTAGACagcaggggtgaaggctctaggcaggcaccagctcaacttctccatgttcaatgaattgtgtgtgtgttacttgcAGCAGATTAGCCTTGCTGTCAATTTGTGGAGAGAAGCCTGCAGCCTttgcaacagcctgggttgttttttttttttaatgttccccTAGCATTCTGGCCAGCAGCCCAATTAGATGCAACCCTTTCCCTGGCACTGGAAGATCCATTTGGTGATGAGAGATATCCAGTTGGGGTTTTCTCCCTTGTTGTTTGGTGATtttatttagatcaccttcatatatatatacataatttaagaaGCTTCTACTATTGCTCTGGGTGGTGGctgtgcacacatttaatcctagcactcagtaggcagaggcaggagaatctctgtgagttcaagatcagccatgcctacagaatgagttttaggacagccagggttaatccgcagagaaaccctgtttcgacagagagagagagagagagagagagagagagagagagagagagagagagagagagagaagcttctactgtattaagtTTCCATACAGTTTCTAAGTGGACTTTAATTTCACTGTCCCTCCCTATATTCCTTCCCCACTACCCATCTGATCCTCTCTTTCCACAACTATCTATTCCAGAGGTTCttagtcttcctaatgctgtaaccctttactacagctcctcatgttgtagtgaccctatccataaaattatttcattgctatttcataactgtaattttgctactgctttgAATCATAATATAACTATTTGATCTGCAGCCCCTgctggggtcatgacccacagactgagaactgctgctctattTCCACCCCCttctctatattttcttttattgttaacTCATGCACAAAAAGTGTAAGAGATTAGTTGATTCTCCTTCATAAGGTTTTTCTtgcctgcctcaacttcccagataaattaaaatttcagtagGAAACGCACTCAGAGAGCATCTTACCcaatctctctccttctcctgcctTTGTATGGTGGGTTCAGCCATGTGTGAGAACTCATAGTAAAGAAAGCCAGGGGTTCATTTGGCCCAACCTGTCTGTTGGTGTGAACGTGAACATCTCATCCAACACAGGCACCTTCAAAGACAACAGGGCATTGCTCACAAAGTCCCTACCAAAACTTATAAAATGATATACTcttgtctactttttaaaatagaaaggcaAATATGGAATTTTACTAGTCATGCCACATCCTTCATAAGGATACCAAGCGAAATCTGAGGATTCTCCAAGTCTGTTTCTTCAAgtgagaaagcaaaataaattagtttaattaatattaaaagagACAGCAGGCAGCAGATGGTATTCTCAACAGACAGCACGGTAAGTGTGTTCTTTTAGCTCACCCAAAAGTGgtgagaaagggaaataaaagttGAGAAAgtcaagaaatgaaagaaacttgCACAGACCTCAATCCCATTTCAAATCTAaaagcatgaaattctcaaaacctAAGCAGGTTAAGTGGAAAACTCTTTTACTACAGAGTAACAATAAGACAGTGATTCACATTTGCAGTAATATCAGTGGCGAATCTGAAAAGTCTTTAAAATGATGTCTGCAGTCACACTTGACTGCTTCTGATGTTGACCACTCGTTCTTTCAATTTCCTGTTTCTTACGATCAAGATTAAGTATGACTTCCTATATGAAAAAGAACATGTCTGCTGCTTGGAGGAATGGGCTAGCCCCGCGCACCAGAGAATCTACACCACCTTCATTCTtgtcatcctcttcctcctgcctctggtgCTGATGCTTGTCCTCTACAGTAAGATTGGCTACGAACTCTGGATCAAGAAACGAGTGGGAGACAGTTCGGTGCTTCAATCCTCTCATGGGAAAGAAATGTCCAAAATAGCCAGGTTTGTCTCATTCAGTGCTCAcctctctttaaaattttcagCAAGCTCTGCTGGAAGGAACAGTTGTCAAGGATGCCAGAACTCTTGGGTAATCTAGTCAAAGTAATCTAAATTGGAGTGTTTAACCCTTGAAGCTTTGTGAAGTTTAATGTGTGTCAGAAAGATGGATCAAAATCTTTAGTTCTTAAATCAAAAGCGAAGCTGGGAGTAAGAAGAGAATACAGAGCATAGTTACATTTTCATCTGTATATAAATATGATTTGCAGAAAGAGCTATGAACGTGTTTTCAGGGCTCTGTGTGCATGGGGGTGGCTCTGCTCACTGTCACCTTGCTGGCCATTGTGACAATTTTTTGCTCCCCTTCCCTATTTCCTTAATTTACATGGTTGTATAATGACATCCATCCTTACTTCCTACCATTCAGAGACAGTGCTGACATATATAAAAATGCTTTAACCACAGCATATCGCTTATATTAAATTTGATTTCAGCATCAAAGCTATCtttttttatcttattcattAGTATTCATTTTATAACACTGATGCTGCGTATATAACACACAAGACTCACTTTATATCTGTACTGCACGACTGTTGAAATGAACGTGAGTGATGTCTCCTGCGCATGTCCAGGGATTTGATGGGTTGTAGTTAAATCTTTCTGTACAGCGCCCTCCAGTGCCCATGTGTATAAAGACAGTCCTTTCTGAATATAAGGGGTTCCCAAGACTTCATCGTCTTGGGAAATTTTATTGAATTAATGACACCCTTACCTCAGAAGAAAGGAATTCTGGAGTTGAAAGGAGAGGTGCCAAGTATGAACTTGTAAAATATACAGCAAATATATAGTTCAAGTGAAGATATAACTCTGccttataagaaaaataaagaaatgagttTGAATTGCTGGTAAACCAGATTTTTAATTCAATCCTTGAAGCTTACTGTATTTGATAAATATTGATGTTTTGCTATCAAAGAAATGAGTTTTTTTCAATGCCCAGTGAATTAAAGATCACTTACTAAACTTAGGCTCCTAAATCCAAACCCAAAGTCTGACTAGCCATCAGGAGCCTTCGGGGTGCCACACCTTCTGCGTTAGCCCATTGATCTCTTTGACTATTAACGACAGAATCCATGGCAGTGATCTAAGAGCATGCCACACCCgcagtgagtacataccataagCACGCTTAGTACGTAAAGACCATGAAGACAAGGGTGAAACAAACAGGAAGCAGCCATAACCTACCTGCAGTCACGTTTGAGTGGCCTAGGCTCAACCTTTATTTCAGTCTTGCTGTTTTAACACATTTTCCACAGAAAACTGAACCAATGCTTTCTCGTGGGTCTAGGAAGAAGAAGCGGGCTGTCATCATGATGATGACAGTGGTGGCTCTCTTTGCTGTGTGCTGGGCCCCTTTCCACGTTGTTCACATGATGGTTGAGTACAGTAAGTATATAGCATTCTTCTTAGATGGCTCCATCCATTTCCTGCTAGAATAGACAGGAATGGCTGTGAATCTGTTGCTATTCACTGGCTTAATTAAACACCAAGTCTCAAGCCCTTTTACAAGGTCTCTAGCTCCCTATGTGGTGAGTGATTCTCTGTGACAAGGACACTTTAGGAAGTGTTCTTTAGACATtgtatacaataaagaaaaacttcCAGATTCTTCCATTCATTCCTAAAGGGGGCAATGTGGCATCTTATTAATCTTCTATTTTTACAACTTCGACTTGCATAGTTTCAATTTAACAACACCCGGGATTTCAGCCAGCACCTCTGGATATTCTCCCTGATAAGCCAAGACTTTACAGTGGGACTGTTTCTGCATTGCAAGTGAATATTTGAAGGGTAACTCCTGCTTCTAGTTTTCACAGCATTTGAATTAGTTAGTGTAAGCACTGTGAGCCCGGTAGCATATGCTGGACACCAGCCTATGTTTGTAAGAATGATCGTCATGAAGGCCATTTGTTCCCGGATACTTGTTCCTCTTTCACAGTGGGCTTCAGAAATCTGCATGCCCTTTGTCTCTGACAAAGTCAGGTGataagtagtttttaattttcttaagaaattaaaTTCGCAATCTAACGTAATATTCTATTTTAGGCAACTTTGAAAAAGAATATGATGATGTCACAATCAAGATGGTTTTTGCTGTCGTACAAATAATTGGATTTTTCAACTCCATCTGTAATCCCATCGTGTATGCATTTATGAATGAAAACTTCAAAAAGAATTTCTTGTCCGCAGTTTGTCATTGCCTAATAAAAGAACACTTCTCTTCGGCGCAGAAGCACCGAAATTCAGGAATTTCAATGACGCAGAAGAGAGCAAAGTTCTCACGACGGCAGTGTCCGGCAGAGGAAACCAAGGGAGAAGCTTTCAGTGATGCCAACATCGAAGTCAAACTGTGTGAACATCCAGGGGAGAAAAGGCAGCTCAAGCAACAGCTTGCTTTCTTTACTTCTGAACTTTCTGACAATTCAACTTTAGGCAGTGGACAGGAATTGTAATGATAACTTCATGATTAGTATCATTTGTGTGGAAAGTTATTTCAATCAAAGgtcaaagattatttttaaatgacgacaaaaaaaacaagacatgTTTACCATCTAAACTGACAGAATTCATGGAACTATAACTTTGAAAAATTACTAAGACAGCTTTGTGGGTTATTAAGGTAGATTTATTAAAGACATCATACATAAAACAATGGTTTCAACACAAGTTTTTAGCCATGTTGTCAGTGTAAAGTGACTTTCTGTGCATTGCTAAACTGGATGGAAAGTATTAAAATTGCATCATCATCTTAGCATATTAAACAGCTAAACACCATAATGTAATTTATAGTACACTGTTGAAGTGGGGTAACAACCTTTGCAGTTGACATTTGTGTCATAATAACAGTCAAAGAAGGTGAGGAGCTCGGCAAATGACAACCAATAAAGCTTAAAAGACAAATGGCACACTCCTTCAAGCTGCCATCTCTGCAATGACAAGTCACCTCATCTTCTGAAGTCTCTGTTTGTTCCTGTATGAAAGGAAGGTTACTCCTCGATTACTTCATGGAGCAGTCGTGAA
Proteins encoded in this region:
- the LOC130865977 gene encoding pyroglutamylated RF-amide peptide receptor, with translation MQALNITAEQFSRLLSAHNLTREQFIHLYGLRPLVYTPELTAPAKLAFALAGALIFALALFGNSLVIYVVTRSKAMHTVTNIFICSLALSDLLIAFFCIPVTMLQNISDKWLGGAFICKMVPFVQSTAVVTEILTMTCIAVERHQGLVHPFKMKWQYTNQRAFTILGVVWLVAVIVGSPMWHVQRLEIKYDFLYEKEHVCCLEEWASPAHQRIYTTFILVILFLLPLVLMLVLYSKIGYELWIKKRVGDSSVLQSSHGKEMSKIARKKKRAVIMMMTVVALFAVCWAPFHVVHMMVEYSNFEKEYDDVTIKMVFAVVQIIGFFNSICNPIVYAFMNENFKKNFLSAVCHCLIKEHFSSAQKHRNSGISMTQKRAKFSRRQCPAEETKGEAFSDANIEVKLCEHPGEKRQLKQQLAFFTSELSDNSTLGSGQEL